A single window of Salvia splendens isolate huo1 chromosome 8, SspV2, whole genome shotgun sequence DNA harbors:
- the LOC121745771 gene encoding uncharacterized protein LOC121745771: MEQNGAKKIWKIMRVVYFMLRKGITKGKLLAHLNMMMKRGKIASKAAIHNLMFHHSRRRSSHPAFDSDTMAEIFSSAVASPALPWFGPSPLVRQLRITDSPFPVTDAEAEADNFVDEAAEEFIAKFYDDLKRQNSSMFLEYY, translated from the coding sequence ATGGAGCAAAATGGAGCcaaaaaaatatggaaaataatGCGAGTGGTATACTTCATGCTGAGAAAAGGCATTACAAAGGGAAAACTATTAGCCCATCTCAACATGATGATGAAGCGCGGCAAAATCGCCAGCAAAGCCGCCATACACAATCTCATGTTCCACCACAGCAGGCGCAGGAGCTCTCACCCCGCCTTCGACAGCGACACGATGGCGGAGATTTTCAGCAGCGCGGTCGCGTCGCCCGCGCTGCCCTGGTTCGGGCCGAGCCCGTTGGTGAGGCAGCTGCGGATCACGGACTCTCCGTTCCCGGTGACGGATGcggaagctgaagcagataatTTTGTTGATGAAGCTGCCGAGGAGTTTATAGCTAAGTTTTATGACGATTTGAAGCGGCAGAATTCCAGCATGTTTTTGGAGTATTATTGA